One Tolypothrix bouteillei VB521301 DNA window includes the following coding sequences:
- a CDS encoding trifunctional serine/threonine-protein kinase/ATP-binding protein/sensor histidine kinase, translated as MVTPQITIPGYQVSEQIYNGSRTLVYRACRETDSLPVVIKLLKNPYPSFSELVQFRNQYTIAKNFNSSLIVQTYSLEPYQNGYALIVEDFGGISLKEWGVGSRERGMGENLQCLQEFLAIAIATSKILDVLYHERIIHKDIKPSNILIHPETKQIKLIDFSIASLLPRETQTPIDPNVLEGTLAYISPEQTGRMNRGIDYRTDFYSLGVTFYELLTGRLPFESNDAMELVYSHIAKKASPVNEIHPQIPSVIGEIVSKLMAKNTEERYQSALGLRFDLENCLAQLKETGEIQKFEIARWDACDRFIIPDKLYGREKEVETLLQAFERVASPGESPLEKEPKRAEMMLVAGFSGIGKTAVVNEVHKPIVRQRGYFIKGKYDQYQRNIPFSAFVQAFRDLMEQLLTESNAQIQQWKTKILKAVGENGRVITEVIPELERIIGIQPSVAELSGTAAENRFNLLFQKFTQVFTAAEHPLVIFLDDLQWADSASLKLLQLLIADTGYLFIIGAYRDNEVNPGHPFLVALKEIEKTQANIHTITLEPLSQDRINCLVADTLKCTEDLAQSLSVLVFQKTKGNPFFATQFLKALYQDKVIQFTPHYLEQETVNRESLDYERGGWQCDLTQVNVQALTDDVVAFMTLQIQKLPQSTQKILQLSACIGNQFDLATLAIVSEKSEIETATDLWKALQEGLILPTSEVYKFYQQESLVNSHGLLETNEQKTLNKGVRTIAYKFLHDRVQQAAYSLIPDDRRQSTHLKIGQLLQQNLSLIEQEEKIFDLVGHFNQGQELITQPQEREALAQLNLKAGIKARNSTAYAAARSYLQIGIDLLQPNSWLHQYELTLNLYVAAAEVAYLNADFDSMEQIAAVVLLSAQTILDKIKIYEIQIVAQVARSKMLEAIAIGREVLGQLGVELPDEAERATIDKALQTLSSQLQDRRIEELIDLPVMSDAANQAAMQLLAILFSPIIQGMPGLLPLLSAKMVSLSLEFGNTHASTMGYAAHAVVLCGCLEDVEMGYSFGKLAISLLDRFNAKKFKPMIMALFGFCIQHHREAIGAMIPTLKEGYTASMEIGDFLYAGYNIVRYLDGKFFSGVELDTWIPEIATYTAVLAKLKQHSIRTFLDIRQQIVHNLKEPVSQPDCLIGTAYDEILMMPKHHRDCELTIIAEVYICKLMLACFFGNYTSALDYISQAEEYLIAVSGFLFIPIFHFYAALTYLAIFPKQSQHKQAEMMALVETHQAALYQSAQNAPMNYLHKWYLVEAERCRVLGNKVDALEMYDRTIQLAQENGFVQDEALSHELAAKFYLDWGKKQFAQLYLTNAYYCYARWGALAKVEDLEKGYPELLATILQQPQMSLNRDSTIINLASKTVFSKKTTLSDNLDLTTVFKASQALSSEIQLEQLLSTLMQVMMVNAGADKCVLMLVKERRLTIEATARSQENHTKSHCSLQPSLPVEFSSEIPKSVINYVFHTSETLVSDDDSIPPIPLTSDPYFQREKPQSLLCTPILKQGKLIGILYLENHLTTAVFTRDRLQVLKLLTTQAAISLENAQLYRQLEDYSHTLEQKVEERTQEITRSYAQLESTLEKLYSTQSQLIQAEKMSGLGQLVAGIAHEINNPINFIYGNLEPASAYVSSLVELNNLYQKYYPHPLPEIEEKIADIELDFLVNDLQKLLKSMKVGAERIHQIVLSLRNFSRLDEAELKPVNIHSGIDSTLLILQHRLKNNSKHPEIKLIQEYGQLPLVNCYASAMNQVFMNIINNAIDALEESETNREPVISIKTEFLEPQKVQIRIADNGIGMSKSVQSQMFNPFFTTKPVGSATGLGLSISYSIVVEKHGGQLSCISTQGEGTEFFIEIPI; from the coding sequence ATGGTCACTCCCCAAATCACTATTCCCGGTTACCAAGTGAGCGAACAGATCTACAACGGTTCAAGAACCCTGGTTTATCGTGCTTGTCGAGAAACTGACTCCTTACCTGTAGTCATTAAACTGCTAAAAAACCCTTATCCGAGCTTCAGCGAACTGGTGCAGTTTCGCAATCAGTATACCATTGCCAAAAATTTCAATTCATCCCTAATCGTTCAAACTTATAGCTTGGAGCCGTACCAAAATGGCTATGCATTGATTGTCGAAGATTTTGGCGGAATTTCACTCAAGGAATGGGGAGTGGGAAGTAGGGAACGGGGGATGGGGGAAAACTTACAATGTCTTCAAGAGTTTTTAGCGATCGCGATCGCCACGAGCAAGATCTTAGATGTACTGTATCACGAGCGCATTATTCATAAAGACATTAAACCCAGCAATATTTTAATTCATCCGGAAACCAAACAAATCAAATTAATAGACTTTAGTATTGCATCGCTACTTCCAAGAGAAACGCAAACGCCGATCGACCCTAATGTTTTAGAAGGGACACTAGCGTATATTTCCCCAGAACAAACCGGAAGAATGAATCGGGGGATCGATTACCGAACTGACTTTTATTCTTTGGGCGTAACTTTTTACGAACTGCTGACAGGAAGATTACCCTTTGAGTCAAATGATGCAATGGAGTTAGTGTATTCTCATATTGCCAAGAAAGCATCTCCAGTTAATGAAATTCATCCTCAAATCCCATCTGTCATTGGGGAGATTGTCAGCAAATTGATGGCAAAAAATACGGAAGAGCGCTATCAAAGTGCATTAGGATTGAGATTTGATTTAGAAAATTGTTTGGCGCAATTAAAAGAAACGGGTGAGATTCAGAAATTTGAAATTGCCAGATGGGATGCGTGCGATCGCTTCATCATCCCCGACAAACTCTACGGACGAGAAAAGGAAGTAGAAACTCTACTCCAAGCATTTGAAAGAGTTGCAAGCCCTGGTGAATCTCCCCTTGAGAAGGAACCAAAGAGAGCAGAGATGATGCTGGTAGCGGGCTTTTCTGGTATTGGAAAAACTGCGGTTGTTAACGAAGTTCACAAACCTATAGTAAGACAGCGCGGTTATTTTATCAAAGGGAAATACGACCAATATCAGCGAAATATTCCCTTCAGCGCTTTTGTACAAGCGTTTCGGGATTTAATGGAACAATTGTTAACAGAAAGCAATGCTCAAATCCAGCAATGGAAAACCAAGATATTAAAAGCTGTTGGAGAAAATGGACGGGTTATTACTGAAGTGATTCCCGAATTAGAAAGAATTATTGGCATTCAACCATCGGTAGCAGAACTATCAGGAACTGCGGCTGAGAATAGATTTAATTTATTGTTCCAAAAGTTTACCCAAGTCTTTACTGCAGCCGAGCATCCCTTAGTGATATTTTTAGATGACTTGCAATGGGCTGATTCGGCCTCTTTGAAGTTATTGCAATTATTAATAGCTGATACAGGTTATCTTTTTATAATTGGTGCGTACCGAGATAACGAAGTCAATCCCGGACATCCATTCTTAGTTGCTTTAAAAGAAATCGAAAAAACACAAGCAAATATCCATACAATAACGTTAGAACCATTGAGTCAAGATAGAATCAATTGTTTGGTAGCTGATACACTAAAATGTACGGAAGATTTGGCACAATCGCTCTCTGTATTGGTCTTTCAAAAAACCAAAGGAAATCCGTTTTTTGCCACACAATTTCTCAAAGCATTGTATCAAGATAAAGTCATTCAATTTACTCCTCACTATTTAGAGCAGGAAACAGTGAATCGTGAGTCTCTCGACTATGAGAGGGGAGGGTGGCAATGCGACCTGACACAAGTCAATGTGCAAGCACTGACAGATGATGTCGTTGCATTTATGACCTTGCAAATACAAAAGCTACCTCAATCAACGCAAAAGATTTTACAGTTATCGGCATGTATTGGCAATCAATTTGATTTAGCCACTTTAGCAATTGTTTCGGAAAAATCAGAAATTGAAACAGCAACAGATTTGTGGAAAGCGCTGCAGGAAGGGTTAATTTTACCGACTAGCGAAGTCTATAAGTTCTATCAACAAGAGTCATTAGTCAACAGTCACGGATTATTAGAAACTAACGAACAAAAGACACTTAACAAAGGAGTAAGAACAATTGCGTACAAATTTTTACACGACCGCGTACAGCAAGCTGCCTATTCTCTAATTCCCGACGATCGAAGACAATCAACTCATCTCAAAATTGGACAGTTACTTCAGCAAAATTTATCATTAATAGAACAAGAAGAAAAAATCTTCGATCTTGTTGGGCATTTCAACCAAGGGCAAGAGTTAATAACTCAACCACAGGAAAGAGAAGCATTAGCTCAACTTAACTTAAAAGCTGGAATTAAAGCAAGAAATTCTACCGCCTATGCAGCAGCAAGAAGCTATTTGCAAATAGGAATTGATTTATTACAGCCAAACTCTTGGTTGCATCAATATGAATTAACGCTAAACCTCTATGTTGCGGCTGCCGAAGTTGCTTATTTGAATGCTGATTTTGATAGCATGGAGCAGATAGCAGCAGTGGTGTTGCTATCTGCCCAAACAATTTTAGACAAAATCAAAATTTACGAGATTCAAATTGTTGCTCAGGTAGCTCGAAGTAAAATGTTGGAAGCTATTGCAATAGGTCGAGAAGTCCTAGGGCAATTGGGTGTTGAACTGCCCGACGAAGCCGAGCGAGCCACTATCGACAAAGCACTACAAACCCTTAGCAGCCAACTCCAAGACAGACGGATTGAGGAACTGATTGATTTACCCGTGATGAGTGATGCGGCAAATCAAGCAGCCATGCAACTACTCGCAATATTATTTTCACCCATTATTCAAGGAATGCCGGGATTATTGCCATTATTGAGTGCGAAGATGGTCAGTTTATCACTCGAATTTGGGAATACACATGCATCAACTATGGGATATGCGGCTCATGCTGTCGTGTTATGTGGCTGTTTAGAAGATGTAGAAATGGGCTATAGCTTTGGTAAATTAGCGATTTCCTTACTAGATCGCTTCAATGCAAAGAAATTCAAGCCCATGATTATGGCTTTGTTTGGGTTTTGTATTCAGCATCATCGGGAAGCGATCGGAGCAATGATACCGACATTGAAAGAGGGCTATACCGCGAGCATGGAAATTGGTGATTTTCTCTACGCTGGCTACAACATTGTCCGTTACCTTGATGGCAAATTCTTTAGTGGAGTAGAACTGGACACTTGGATACCAGAAATTGCAACTTACACAGCTGTTTTGGCAAAGTTGAAACAACATTCTATTCGGACTTTTTTGGATATCAGGCAGCAGATAGTACATAACTTGAAGGAACCCGTGAGCCAACCGGATTGCTTAATTGGAACTGCTTACGATGAAATACTCATGATGCCCAAGCACCATCGGGATTGCGAACTTACTATCATTGCCGAAGTCTATATTTGTAAACTGATGCTTGCCTGCTTTTTCGGCAATTACACCAGTGCCTTAGATTATATCTCCCAAGCCGAGGAGTATTTGATAGCAGTATCGGGATTTCTTTTTATTCCCATTTTCCATTTTTATGCAGCTTTAACGTACTTGGCAATCTTCCCCAAGCAGTCACAACACAAGCAAGCTGAAATGATGGCCTTGGTAGAAACCCATCAAGCTGCTCTCTATCAATCGGCGCAAAACGCTCCCATGAATTATCTTCATAAATGGTATTTGGTTGAAGCCGAACGGTGTCGGGTTTTAGGTAACAAAGTCGATGCTCTAGAAATGTACGATCGCACCATCCAACTTGCTCAAGAAAACGGCTTCGTCCAAGACGAAGCGTTGAGTCATGAACTAGCTGCTAAATTCTATTTAGACTGGGGGAAAAAGCAATTTGCTCAACTTTACCTTACAAATGCTTACTACTGTTACGCACGCTGGGGCGCACTTGCCAAAGTCGAAGATTTAGAAAAAGGCTATCCTGAATTACTCGCAACTATACTCCAACAGCCACAAATGAGTCTGAATCGCGATAGCACTATTATCAATTTGGCTTCTAAAACTGTCTTTTCCAAAAAGACAACTCTTTCAGATAATCTGGACTTGACAACTGTTTTCAAAGCCTCACAAGCTCTCTCCAGTGAAATTCAACTGGAGCAATTACTCTCCACATTAATGCAAGTTATGATGGTCAATGCAGGTGCTGATAAATGTGTTTTGATGCTAGTTAAAGAGCGTCGTTTAACTATAGAAGCTACGGCTCGATCGCAAGAAAATCATACAAAAAGTCATTGCAGTTTACAGCCATCTCTCCCCGTAGAATTTAGTTCGGAGATTCCTAAGAGTGTGATTAACTATGTGTTTCATACTAGTGAAACTTTAGTCAGCGATGATGATTCAATCCCTCCAATCCCTCTAACCTCTGACCCTTATTTTCAGCGTGAAAAACCTCAGAGCCTTTTGTGTACTCCAATTCTCAAGCAAGGAAAATTAATTGGTATTCTTTATTTAGAAAATCACTTGACTACAGCGGTATTTACACGCGATCGCCTGCAAGTTCTCAAACTCCTTACGACTCAAGCCGCTATCTCCCTAGAAAATGCCCAACTTTATCGCCAATTAGAGGACTATTCTCATACCCTAGAGCAAAAAGTAGAAGAACGCACGCAAGAAATTACACGTTCTTACGCTCAGCTTGAATCTACATTAGAAAAACTTTACTCCACTCAATCCCAACTTATTCAAGCGGAAAAAATGTCGGGTTTGGGACAGTTAGTAGCGGGAATTGCTCATGAAATTAATAATCCGATTAATTTTATTTATGGAAACTTAGAACCAGCGAGTGCATACGTTTCCTCCTTGGTTGAGTTAAATAATTTATATCAGAAATACTATCCACATCCTTTGCCGGAGATAGAAGAGAAAATTGCAGATATAGAACTCGATTTTTTAGTGAATGATTTACAAAAATTACTGAAGTCGATGAAGGTAGGAGCGGAACGTATCCATCAGATTGTGCTTTCATTGCGAAACTTTTCTCGCTTGGATGAAGCAGAACTCAAACCAGTCAACATTCACTCCGGTATTGATAGTACTTTGTTAATTTTGCAGCATCGCCTGAAAAATAATAGCAAGCATCCCGAAATTAAACTGATTCAAGAGTACGGTCAATTGCCTTTGGTGAATTGTTATGCTTCTGCAATGAATCAGGTCTTCATGAATATCATTAATAACGCCATTGATGCTTTAGAAGAATCCGAGACAAATCGCGAACCTGTTATTTCTATTAAAACGGAATTCCTCGAACCACAAAAGGTACAGATCCGCATTGCAGATAACGGTATCGGGATGAGCAAGTCAGTTCAAAGTCAGATGTTTAATCCATTTTTTACGACCAAGCCAGTTGGTAGTGCTACAGGTTTGGGATTGTCAATTAGCTATTCGATTGTGGTCGAAAAACATGGGGGTCAGTTAAGCTGTATTTCCACACAAGGGGAGGGGACAGAGTTTTTCATTGAAATTCCTATATAA